The genomic region TCCACTCTCTTGCCGCACAGGTCAGCTTTTACAGTAACCGGATACAAAGCAATCCCGAGTGGCAATATGTCGGCGTATATGCAGATGAAGCGGAAACCGGCACCAAAGGTTCACGACCTGAATTTCAGAGACTGATTGCCGATTGTCGGAAGGGTCTCATCGACCTCGTCCTCACGAAGGCAATCAGCCGTTTTGCAAGGAACACGGTCACATTGCTTGAAACCGTCCGAGAACTTAAAGACCTCGGCATTGGCGTATATTTTGAAGAGCAAAACCTCCACTCCCTTTCTGGTGACGGGGAGTTGATGTTAACCATCCTCGCCTCGTATGCCCAAGAAGAAAGCCGCTCCGTCAGCGAAAACTGCAAGTGGCGTATCCGCAAAAACTACAAGGAAGGTAAACCCTCTAACAACATTCGCATTTACGGCTACGATTACAATGCGGGCAAACTGACCGTTATTCCCGAAGAGGCTGAGATCGTGCGAATGATATTTGCGGACTATTTATCTGGACTTGGCAAGAATGCCATCATGAAAAAACTGATCGGACTCGGCATTCCAACCAAGTGCGGCGGCCGTTGGATGGAAAGTACGGTGAGTTCAATTCTTACAAATGAAAAATTCATCGGCGATATGTGCCTTCAAAAGAGCTTTGTTACCGACCATATAACAAAGCATCAGAAGCGGAACAACGGCCAGTTGGCAAAATACTATGTCGAGGATCACCACGAAGCAATTATCGCCAAAGAGACCTTTGAGGCAGTTAAGGCAGAAATGGCTCGGCGGGCTAAAAAAGCAACCCCCTTTCGCAAGCTTACATTCAGCGAGTTTTCTAGATTGATAACCTGCGGTCAGTGCGGAGCGAAGTTCAGTATAAAAACAAACGCCAAGGGCACTAAATATGCCAAAACATGGTGGGCTTGCCCGACTTATATTCATCGTGGCAAGCAAGAATGCACCGCCAAGCGGATACCCGAAGACATACTTAAAGAAAAGTGCACCGAAGCTTTGGGGCTTTCGGGATACGATCCCACCATATTCACAGCGAAAGTCGCCACAATAACAATCCCCGCCGATAACGTTTTGGTATTCACATTTACAGACGGTACAGAAAAAACACTCCACTGGAGGCTTCGCTCTCGATGTGAAAGCTGGACAGCTGAGATGAAGCAAGCGGCCCGCGAAAAAGCCATGCAGGGAGGCGATAAAAATGGCTAATGTGAGGATTATCCCGGCCACCGCTCCCCTCCTATCGGCACAAGGTAAAAA from Anaeromusa acidaminophila DSM 3853 harbors:
- a CDS encoding recombinase family protein, with the translated sequence MGRKITKLPQPTQLPTHLRVAAYARVSCEKEEMLHSLAAQVSFYSNRIQSNPEWQYVGVYADEAETGTKGSRPEFQRLIADCRKGLIDLVLTKAISRFARNTVTLLETVRELKDLGIGVYFEEQNLHSLSGDGELMLTILASYAQEESRSVSENCKWRIRKNYKEGKPSNNIRIYGYDYNAGKLTVIPEEAEIVRMIFADYLSGLGKNAIMKKLIGLGIPTKCGGRWMESTVSSILTNEKFIGDMCLQKSFVTDHITKHQKRNNGQLAKYYVEDHHEAIIAKETFEAVKAEMARRAKKATPFRKLTFSEFSRLITCGQCGAKFSIKTNAKGTKYAKTWWACPTYIHRGKQECTAKRIPEDILKEKCTEALGLSGYDPTIFTAKVATITIPADNVLVFTFTDGTEKTLHWRLRSRCESWTAEMKQAAREKAMQGGDKNG